The Humulus lupulus chromosome 3, drHumLupu1.1, whole genome shotgun sequence genome window below encodes:
- the LOC133822285 gene encoding probable carboxylesterase 11, translating to MPTLTVQVYSFYYKNRLKRLLHRLSSSQSTGSGSDSGYDPFGITSRPGDSIVQANPSFQNGVATKDIHVDPLSSLSLRIFLPDSVLGVSDSSIGDKSRSSRDDGVAYGGYSPPSTSDSRCRKLPVMLQFHGGGFVSGSNASPENDAFCRRMAKLCDVIVVAVGYRLAPESRFPAAFEDGLKVLNWLGKQANLASLRNVRHVRANRRIFDSFGESLAEPWLAAHGDPSRCVLLGVNSGANIADYVARKAVTAGKLLNPIKVVAQVLMYPFFTGNVPTKSEIKFSNSYFYDKAMCSMAWKLFLPEKEFDLDHPAANPLVSGRELDLKRMTPTLTVVAEHDLMRDRATAYSEELRRANVDAPVLEYKDAVHDFATLEVLLHTPQALACADDIAIWIKKYISLRGHEFSY from the exons ATGCCGACTCTCACCGTCCAGGTCTACAGCTTCTACTACAAGAACCGCCTCAAACGACTACTACACAGGTTATCATCGTCTCAATCCACTGGCTCCGGCTCCGATTCCGGATATGACCCGTTTGGAATTACATCCAGACCCGGGGACTCTATTGTACAGGCTAATCCCTCATTCCAAAACGGCGTCGCTACTAAAGACATCCATGTTGATCCCTTATCTTCTCTTTCTCTTCGAATCTTCCTCCCCGATTCCGTCCTAGGGGTTTCTGATTCTTCTATTGGTGATAAGAGTCGGAGCAGCCGTGATGATGGTGTTGCTTACGGTGGTTATTCTCCTCCGTCGACATCGGATAGTCGGTGCCGGAAACTTCCTGTGATGTTGCAATTTCACGGTGGGGGGTTTGTTAGTGGGAGCAACGCGTCGCCGGAGAATGACGCGTTTTGTCGGCGGATGGCGAAACTCTGTGATGTGATTGTTGTGGCTGTGGGGTATAGGTTAGCGCCGGAGAGTCGGTTCCCGGCGGCTTTTGAGGATGGGCTTAAGGTTTTGAATTGGCTTGGGAAACAGGCGAACTTGGCTTCTCTTCGTAATGTGAGACACGTCCGTGCTAATCGTCGAATTTTTGATAGCTTTGGGGAGTCTTTGGCGGAGCCTTGGTTGGCTGCTCACGGTGATCCATCCAG ATGTGTATTACTTGGGGTGAACTCTGGTGCAAACATAGCAGACTACGTAGCTCGGAAAGCTGTCACGGCTGGGAAGCTTTTGAATCCCATTAAGGTGGTAGCACAAGTCCTAATGTACCCATTCTTCACTGGAAATGTTCCCACAAAGTCAGAGATCAAATTTTCAAATTCTTATTTCTACGACAAGGCTATGTGTTCTATGGCATGGAAGCTGTTTTTACCCGAGAAAGAGTTCGATCTCGACCACCCTGCAGCCAACCCCTTAGTTTCCGGGAGAGAGTTGGATCTGAAACGCATGACCCCAACCCTCACAGTGGTTGCCGAGCATGATTTGATGCGTGATCGGGCCACTGCTTATTCAGAGGAGCTGCGGAGAGCTAATGTGGATGCGCCGGTACTTGAGTACAAGGACGCTGTGCATGATTTTGCCACTCTTGAAGTGCTCCTTCACACTCCTCAGGCCTTGGCTTGTGCTGATGATATTGCTATTTGGATCAAAAAGTATATTTCACTTAGAGGCCATGAGTTTTCTTattga